The Microbacterium maritypicum genome contains a region encoding:
- the xerD gene encoding site-specific tyrosine recombinase XerD, whose product MLLERALDAYLRHVTVERGLSAHTIAAYRRDLGTYREWLVADGIGDTAEVTPAVIDRFIGERASAEPPPASTSLARLQSSVRGWHRFLAREGIEVDDPSARLRPPKAPQRLPKALTIEQVERLLSAPSGEEPLGIRDRALLELLYATGARVSEAIDLDVDDLAHGDVLRLRGKGSKERIVPLGSYARTAVDAYLTRVRPGLAMKGRASARLFLGARGAPLSRQSAWLVIRAAAERAQITTDVSPHTLRHSFATHLLQGGADVRVVQELLGHSSVATTQIYTHVSVDALRDIYATSHPRAR is encoded by the coding sequence ATGCTGCTCGAGCGCGCCCTCGACGCCTACCTGCGTCATGTCACAGTCGAGCGCGGCCTGAGCGCGCACACGATCGCGGCGTACCGACGTGACCTCGGGACATACCGTGAGTGGCTGGTCGCCGACGGGATCGGTGACACCGCGGAGGTGACACCCGCGGTGATCGATCGGTTCATCGGTGAGCGGGCCTCGGCGGAGCCGCCCCCGGCCTCGACGAGCCTGGCCAGACTGCAGTCCTCGGTGCGAGGGTGGCATCGCTTCCTGGCGCGGGAGGGCATCGAGGTCGATGACCCGAGCGCCCGTCTCCGTCCGCCGAAGGCGCCGCAACGGCTTCCCAAGGCGCTGACCATAGAACAGGTCGAGCGCCTTCTCTCGGCGCCCTCAGGCGAAGAACCTCTCGGCATCCGTGATCGTGCTCTGCTCGAACTCCTCTACGCGACCGGCGCGCGCGTGTCGGAGGCGATCGACCTCGATGTGGACGATCTGGCTCACGGCGATGTCCTGCGGCTGAGGGGCAAAGGGTCGAAGGAGCGCATCGTGCCCCTGGGGTCTTACGCGCGCACCGCCGTGGACGCCTATCTGACGCGCGTGCGCCCGGGGCTCGCCATGAAGGGACGGGCATCGGCCCGACTCTTCCTCGGTGCTCGTGGAGCCCCGCTTTCCCGCCAGAGCGCGTGGCTGGTCATCCGAGCCGCCGCCGAGCGCGCCCAGATCACCACCGATGTCTCGCCGCACACCCTGCGGCACTCGTTCGCGACGCATCTCCTGCAAGGAGGTGCCGACGTGCGCGTGGTGCAGGAGCTGCTCGGCCATTCCTCCGTCGCGACCACGCAGATCTACACCCACGTCTCGGTCGACGCCCTCCGCGACATCTACGCGACCTCGCATCCCCGCGCGCGCTGA
- a CDS encoding NUDIX domain-containing protein has product MTEPTENLRDEPFEPEVLHSDLVYRGSVWDVRSDRVRYGEGEIVRQYVDHTGAVAIVALDDEGRVLLIQQYRHPIRHRDWELPAGLLDVEGEEPLAAARRELAEEADLVAAHWEPLVSSWTTPGGNDEIIHLFLATGVASAGSPHDREDEEADIRVEWVPLAEAVSAVLEGRMRNGILAIGVLAAAQRLRDRS; this is encoded by the coding sequence ATGACTGAGCCGACGGAGAACCTCCGGGACGAGCCCTTCGAGCCGGAGGTTCTCCACAGCGACCTCGTCTACCGGGGCAGCGTCTGGGACGTGCGCTCCGACCGCGTGCGCTACGGCGAGGGCGAGATCGTTCGGCAGTACGTCGATCACACCGGCGCGGTGGCGATCGTCGCGCTCGACGACGAGGGGCGCGTGCTGCTGATCCAGCAGTATCGCCATCCGATCCGGCACCGTGACTGGGAGCTTCCAGCCGGGCTGCTCGACGTGGAGGGGGAGGAGCCTCTCGCTGCCGCCCGACGCGAGCTCGCCGAGGAGGCCGACCTGGTCGCCGCGCACTGGGAGCCGCTGGTCTCCTCATGGACGACTCCCGGCGGGAACGACGAGATCATCCACCTGTTCCTCGCGACCGGGGTCGCATCGGCCGGATCGCCACACGATCGCGAAGACGAGGAAGCGGACATCCGTGTGGAGTGGGTGCCGCTGGCCGAGGCCGTCTCCGCCGTGCTCGAGGGGCGGATGCGCAACGGCATCCTCGCGATCGGTGTGCTCGCAGCCGCACAGAGGCTCCGCGACCGGAGCTGA
- a CDS encoding CTP synthase, which translates to MNSSSAGPKNDTTKHIFVTGGVVSSLGKGLTAASLGNLLTARGLRVVMQKLDPYLNVDPGTMNPFQHGEVFVTDDGAETDLDIGHYERFLDINLSEAANVTTGQIYSQVIARERRGEYLGDTVQVIPHITDEIKRRMRLQASEEPRPDVIITEVGGTVGDIESQPFLESARQLRHELGRDSVFFVHVSLVPFMGASGEQKTKPTQHSVAALRQVGIQPDALVLRSDRPVSASNRNKIALMCDVDVEGVINTVDLPSIYDIPSTLNDQGLDSYIVRRLGLDQKAADVDWTRWNKVLHAVHNPKHEVTIGLVGKYIDLPDAYLSVTEALKAGGFAQETKVNIRWIPSDLCETPEGAQEQLAELDGICVPGGFGIRGIEGKLGALKFAREQGIPTLGLCLGLQCMVIEYARDVAGIVGASSSEFDPDTAEPVIATMAEQVDILDGGDLGGTMRLGLYQAALAEGSLARELYGAPEASERHRHRYEVNNAYRDRLSAAGLVFSGLNPELDLVEYVELPRDVHPYYIATQAHPELRSRPTAPHPLFRGLVGAAIERHRASELFDVSADD; encoded by the coding sequence ATGAACTCTTCTTCTGCGGGACCCAAGAACGACACGACCAAGCACATCTTCGTGACTGGTGGTGTCGTTTCGTCTTTGGGTAAGGGACTGACGGCTGCCAGCCTCGGCAACCTCCTCACTGCTCGCGGTCTGCGCGTCGTGATGCAGAAGCTCGACCCGTACCTGAACGTCGATCCGGGCACGATGAACCCCTTCCAGCACGGCGAGGTTTTCGTGACGGATGACGGGGCCGAGACCGATCTCGACATCGGACACTACGAGCGCTTCCTCGACATCAACCTGTCCGAGGCGGCCAACGTCACCACCGGTCAGATCTACTCGCAGGTCATCGCGCGCGAGCGCCGCGGCGAGTACCTCGGCGACACCGTGCAGGTCATCCCGCACATCACCGACGAGATCAAGCGCCGCATGCGGCTGCAGGCCTCTGAGGAGCCGCGCCCCGACGTGATCATCACCGAGGTCGGCGGCACCGTCGGCGACATCGAGTCCCAGCCGTTCCTCGAGTCCGCCCGCCAGCTGCGCCACGAGCTCGGCCGCGACAGCGTCTTCTTCGTGCACGTGTCGCTCGTGCCGTTCATGGGCGCGTCGGGGGAGCAGAAGACCAAGCCGACCCAGCACTCGGTCGCAGCCCTCCGCCAGGTCGGCATCCAGCCGGATGCGCTGGTGCTGCGCAGCGACCGTCCGGTGAGCGCGAGCAACCGCAACAAGATCGCGCTGATGTGCGACGTCGACGTCGAGGGTGTCATCAACACCGTCGATCTGCCGAGCATCTACGACATCCCCTCGACGCTGAACGACCAGGGTCTCGACTCGTACATCGTGCGCCGCCTGGGCCTGGACCAGAAGGCGGCCGACGTCGACTGGACCCGCTGGAACAAGGTGCTGCACGCGGTGCACAACCCCAAGCACGAGGTGACGATCGGTCTGGTCGGCAAGTACATCGACCTGCCGGACGCCTACCTCTCGGTGACCGAGGCGCTCAAGGCCGGCGGCTTCGCGCAGGAGACCAAGGTCAACATCCGCTGGATTCCGTCCGACCTCTGCGAGACGCCGGAAGGCGCCCAGGAGCAGCTGGCCGAGCTCGACGGCATCTGCGTGCCCGGCGGATTCGGTATCCGCGGCATCGAAGGCAAGCTCGGCGCGCTGAAGTTCGCGCGCGAGCAGGGCATCCCGACGCTCGGCCTCTGCCTCGGACTGCAGTGCATGGTCATCGAGTACGCCCGTGACGTGGCGGGAATCGTCGGTGCCTCGTCGAGCGAGTTCGACCCGGACACCGCAGAGCCCGTGATCGCGACGATGGCCGAGCAGGTCGACATCCTCGACGGCGGCGACCTGGGTGGCACCATGCGCCTCGGTCTGTACCAGGCTGCACTCGCCGAGGGATCGCTCGCCCGTGAACTCTACGGCGCGCCCGAGGCATCCGAGCGTCACCGTCACCGCTACGAGGTGAACAACGCCTACCGTGACCGTCTCTCGGCAGCAGGACTGGTGTTCTCAGGCCTCAACCCTGAACTCGACCTGGTCGAGTACGTCGAGCTGCCGCGCGACGTGCACCCGTACTACATCGCCACCCAGGCGCACCCCGAGCTGCGTTCGCGTCCGACTGCCCCGCACCCGCTGTTCCGCGGCCTGGTCGGCGCGGCGATCGAGCGGCACCGTGCAAGCGAGCTGTTCGACGTCAGCGCGGATGACTGA
- the recN gene encoding DNA repair protein RecN — MIEEMRMQGLGVIADAVLPLGPGFTAITGETGAGKTMVVTGLGLLLGQRADSGAVRAGAAQASVAGVWIVPAAGIVAEIVADAGGELEPVGAGSAELYVSRTLSAEGRSRASVGGRAAPAGVLSSLAEELVVVHGQSEQLRLRSAAAQRDALDRFGGSPIADAVDRYAQAFAHWRTLDTEITEITENRDRRAEEAARLREAIALIEATAPEPGEDEELTARAERLANAEELRLAASLAHGALSNEEGEPDASALVAEARRVLERASDAQLTAIGENLADIGYRIADTAGLLSAYLADLDETGPHELAAVEERRAALGTLIRAHGSLDEALALWQTGSARLAELDDDGDRIERLIAERDAARSELDAHADALTAARTEAASRLGAAVTEELHALAMPDARLEVVVSEGAESAHGRDDVAILLAPHPGAEPRSVSKGASGGELSRVMLAIEVVIAATDPVPTFVFDEVDAGIGGAAAIEVGRRLARLAEKSQVIAVTHLAQVAAFANNHLSVVKANDGAVTASSVRRLEGEEREAEMARLLSGLADSDAALTHARELLSLRVPTA; from the coding sequence ATGATCGAGGAGATGCGGATGCAGGGACTCGGCGTCATCGCCGATGCCGTGTTGCCGCTCGGCCCCGGATTCACCGCGATCACCGGCGAGACGGGTGCGGGCAAGACCATGGTCGTCACCGGCCTCGGACTGCTGCTGGGTCAGCGTGCCGATTCCGGAGCGGTGCGTGCCGGCGCCGCACAGGCATCTGTGGCCGGCGTCTGGATCGTCCCCGCCGCCGGCATCGTCGCGGAGATCGTCGCCGATGCCGGTGGCGAGCTCGAGCCCGTCGGAGCCGGGAGCGCAGAGCTCTACGTGTCGCGCACGCTCAGCGCGGAGGGCCGCAGTCGTGCGAGCGTGGGGGGACGCGCCGCCCCCGCCGGTGTGCTCTCGTCGCTCGCGGAAGAGCTCGTCGTCGTCCATGGCCAGTCCGAGCAGCTGCGTCTGCGCTCGGCCGCGGCTCAACGCGATGCCCTCGACCGTTTCGGCGGCTCTCCGATCGCGGACGCCGTGGACCGTTACGCCCAGGCCTTCGCACACTGGCGGACCCTCGACACCGAGATCACGGAGATCACCGAGAACCGGGACCGTCGAGCCGAAGAGGCCGCGCGTCTTCGGGAGGCCATCGCCCTCATCGAGGCGACGGCGCCCGAGCCGGGGGAGGACGAGGAGCTCACTGCGCGCGCGGAGCGTCTCGCCAATGCCGAAGAGCTGCGTCTCGCGGCCTCCCTCGCCCACGGCGCGCTCTCGAACGAAGAGGGCGAGCCCGATGCCTCGGCACTCGTCGCTGAGGCGCGTCGCGTGCTGGAGAGGGCGTCCGATGCCCAGCTGACCGCGATCGGGGAGAACCTCGCCGACATCGGCTACCGGATCGCCGACACCGCCGGCCTCCTCTCCGCCTATCTCGCAGACCTCGATGAGACCGGTCCGCATGAGCTCGCCGCCGTCGAGGAACGCCGTGCCGCCCTCGGCACCCTGATCCGTGCGCACGGATCTCTCGACGAAGCCCTGGCCCTCTGGCAGACCGGATCCGCTCGATTGGCCGAGCTCGATGACGACGGAGATCGCATCGAACGCCTCATCGCCGAGCGGGATGCGGCGCGGAGCGAGCTCGACGCACACGCCGACGCCCTGACGGCAGCGCGCACCGAGGCCGCGTCCCGGCTCGGTGCGGCCGTGACCGAAGAGCTGCACGCACTCGCGATGCCGGACGCGCGCCTGGAGGTCGTGGTCTCCGAAGGAGCGGAGAGCGCGCACGGTCGCGACGATGTCGCGATCCTCCTCGCTCCTCACCCCGGTGCGGAGCCGCGCTCCGTCTCGAAAGGTGCGTCCGGTGGCGAGCTCTCGCGCGTGATGCTGGCCATCGAAGTGGTGATCGCCGCGACGGACCCGGTTCCGACTTTCGTCTTCGACGAGGTCGATGCGGGCATCGGCGGAGCGGCGGCCATCGAAGTCGGGCGGCGACTCGCCCGGCTCGCCGAGAAGTCGCAGGTCATCGCGGTGACGCATCTCGCACAGGTCGCTGCCTTCGCGAACAACCATCTCTCGGTCGTCAAAGCCAATGACGGCGCGGTCACGGCCTCCAGTGTGCGGCGTCTGGAGGGGGAGGAGCGGGAAGCCGAGATGGCGCGTCTGCTGTCGGGACTCGCCGATTCCGATGCCGCTCTGACCCATGCCCGCGAACTTCTCAGCCTCCGCGTCCCCACTGCCTGA
- a CDS encoding NAD kinase, translating to MNERSILVVAHAGRVDTVEAARRVIDALRDADARPVLAADDHEALVAVDPFFAETEVLGVSVDPSDLELAIVLGGDGTILRAAELVRDSGAPVLGINMGHVGFLAEIDRDDMDKAVRRVIDRDYEVEERLALSVRVKDADGTVVYETWALNEATVEKASRERMIEVVLEIDGRPLSSFGCDGMVVSTPTGSTAYNFSAGGPVIWPSVEAIAVVPLSAHALFAKPLVVSPDASVAIEMLERTDGSGILWCDGRRSHDLPPGARVVVRRSSRPVRLARLHPTAFTDRLVRKFQLPVEGWRGQAPGASS from the coding sequence ATGAACGAGCGCAGCATCCTGGTCGTCGCCCACGCGGGCCGTGTGGACACCGTCGAGGCCGCCCGCCGGGTGATCGATGCGCTGAGAGACGCGGACGCACGGCCCGTCCTCGCCGCCGATGATCACGAGGCCCTCGTCGCCGTCGACCCGTTCTTCGCCGAGACCGAGGTGCTCGGCGTCTCCGTCGACCCGTCCGACCTCGAACTGGCCATCGTGCTCGGCGGTGACGGGACGATCCTGCGTGCGGCGGAACTCGTGCGAGACAGCGGTGCACCGGTGCTCGGCATCAACATGGGGCACGTCGGCTTCCTCGCCGAGATCGATCGTGACGACATGGACAAAGCCGTGCGTCGTGTCATCGACCGTGACTACGAGGTCGAGGAGCGACTGGCGCTGTCGGTGCGTGTGAAGGATGCCGACGGCACCGTGGTCTACGAGACCTGGGCCCTCAACGAGGCCACCGTCGAGAAGGCGAGCCGAGAGCGGATGATCGAGGTCGTCCTCGAGATCGACGGCCGACCGCTGTCGAGCTTCGGCTGCGACGGCATGGTCGTGTCCACCCCCACGGGCTCGACCGCCTACAACTTCTCGGCCGGGGGCCCGGTCATCTGGCCCAGCGTCGAGGCGATCGCCGTGGTGCCGTTGTCCGCCCACGCTCTGTTCGCCAAGCCGCTCGTCGTCAGTCCCGATGCCTCCGTCGCGATCGAGATGCTCGAGCGCACCGACGGCTCGGGCATTCTGTGGTGCGACGGCCGGCGCTCGCACGACCTGCCGCCGGGCGCTCGCGTCGTGGTGCGTCGGTCGTCGCGTCCGGTCAGGCTCGCGCGTCTGCATCCGACGGCGTTCACCGATCGCCTCGTGCGCAAGTTCCAGTTGCCCGTCGAAGGATGGCGTGGCCAAGCCCCGGGGGCATCGTCGTGA